Part of the Propioniciclava sp. MC1595 genome is shown below.
CGACGGTCCGCCAGGATGGCGCGACCGGCGCGGGTGCGCATGCGGAGGCGGAAGCCATGGGTGCGGCTGCGACGCCGGTTGCTCGGCTGGAAAGTGCGCTTGCTCACGCCAATCTCCCTAACTTGCTGTGACCACGGGTGCGGATCGACTGTGCCCA
Proteins encoded:
- the rpmH gene encoding 50S ribosomal protein L34 produces the protein MSKRTFQPSNRRRSRTHGFRLRMRTRAGRAILADRRRKGRVRLAG